In one Deinococcus roseus genomic region, the following are encoded:
- a CDS encoding diguanylate cyclase domain-containing protein has protein sequence MQLHPSQTLLYASRNTLMYRTWDATHQIPVVVKVLTGQQRTSSLTLLQREFEMTRKLEAAGFRRVLEYAEHQGQPALFLEYLPGQTLFEHLQTHALTLPERLELAKQLTGQLSLVQQHGIVHKDVGYHNVLVSDSGKVHLIDFGLSSPLSHRRTRNTELVAMEGSFPFMSPEQTGRVNRAVDHRSDLYSLGVVLYWLFTGRLPFEAADPVGWVHCHIALPPVAPRQWEPGLPPLLGDLILKLLSKSPEERYQSAYGVLMDLQRVLEDAAEETPAGAFDRLEHHQFPQKLYGRDAELLQLEQALQRVQAGACEGILVHGYAGVGKTELLQQLQQPVAAQQGHFIRGTFSALQQHEPCQGLIQAVQQAIRQLLSEGTEALRIWKLRLQQALGNQGGVIAAVVPELLWLLGPQPEVPPLPFQEHENRFVGVFVRFLQTLAREDHPLVLFLDDLQWADGVSLRVLSGLLVSADSHNLLLLGAYRNRDLTEDHPLLTTSQAAVQAGGKLTDLPLEPLEPSHIRDFLSDTLHMAAEQLSPLAELVHQKAGGNPHFTLEFVENLIEQQLLSFNHQTGSWQWNVQALQQVHATDNTLEVLAQKVCQLPENTLQVLGWAACLGSAVKVELLSRLLEEPQVRTVSALLPAVDAGFLTLGTEQVQFQHERIQQGVYQQLPEAERTGRHLRLGRGLLKLLPDDPELLFQTVRHLSLGLGEMSDPAERERVAEMCLQAARKARSATAYSSAVAFLDAGLSALPERGWLDQYSLWYLLHLEALQARFLTRDPEGAEQHFQQLVQHAANPTDLARAYTHKLDLLAHHNRYPECLQLGREALQLFGIQVPETGIMEAIQQELQQVLGRVLALGVPELLHLPEMEAQPEREVLMRLLSSLVTVGYFSHPPLMMYLLVQQLRFCLDHGNSQQAVVAYYGMALMLMGSGKIDLAWAFMQVALQLAERYQHPFYLSRARQVFGTTVNHWKNPPLSSLPHLEEAKRLAQESGDPTYVVFSVLPMFYAHFNAGHHLEHLERCIEENLEVVRQKPHALLMTRMQLMLVELLRGDHTSQLESCSRIYQQALEEDILALKNLPVEHRYHSMQSLLLYLSGDVEAALLHTQRCQQYRQKNTSMSLQMNVEDTFCQALILLALHPQRTAEQQEQDLQQVKANLLALEQWAKHAPMNYLHQQQLVQAELAWVQGDPHLARDAFEAALQSLSGSINHKDTALTLERFSLFQRERGNSTLADLYLKEAHTAYRKWGARVKVLQLERQHPHLFVQDAPGSHSSGMASITTFSEQQASRLDVLAFTQASLVISGEIVLENLLNRMMVTVMQCAGAQQVTLLLKDGENWFTEATHSAQQSTPRVMLHQPLRDLPLSVVQYVIQTRESVVEGNARHSQRFPAETHFRDNDTRSVLCLPILHQGEVKGVLYLENNLASHVFTERQVQVLQLLSSQMAISIEHARIYSHLEELVQERTAALESAYVDLQKSQEEVRHLAYHDSLTGLPNRKLLTDRMEQALARCRRHGGSLAMVYLDLDGFKEVNDTLGHDAGDQLLCEVADRLRQVVRTTDTVSRMGGDEFVVLLESLESLQELEAVARRIFGSFRDPIVLKGQALELRSSVGLSMLHSLEDSPEDLLQRADHNMYLAKRSGKNRWCLDGVVHELLP, from the coding sequence GTGCAGCTTCATCCCTCACAAACCCTGCTTTACGCTTCCCGGAACACCCTGATGTACCGCACCTGGGACGCCACCCACCAGATCCCGGTGGTGGTGAAGGTGCTGACCGGGCAACAGCGCACCTCCAGCCTGACCCTGCTGCAACGGGAATTTGAGATGACCCGCAAGCTGGAAGCCGCGGGGTTCAGACGGGTGCTGGAATACGCTGAACACCAGGGGCAACCGGCCCTGTTTCTGGAGTACCTGCCGGGCCAGACCCTTTTTGAGCACCTGCAAACCCATGCCCTGACCCTGCCTGAGCGTCTGGAACTGGCAAAACAGCTGACCGGACAGCTTTCCCTGGTGCAGCAGCATGGCATCGTGCACAAGGATGTGGGGTACCACAATGTGCTGGTTTCGGACAGCGGGAAAGTGCACCTGATTGATTTTGGGCTTTCCAGTCCGCTGTCTCACCGCCGCACCCGCAACACCGAACTGGTGGCCATGGAAGGCTCTTTCCCTTTCATGTCTCCCGAGCAGACCGGAAGGGTCAACCGTGCCGTGGACCACCGCAGCGACCTGTACAGCCTGGGTGTGGTGCTGTACTGGCTCTTTACAGGGCGGCTGCCTTTCGAGGCTGCAGATCCGGTGGGCTGGGTGCACTGCCACATTGCGCTTCCTCCAGTGGCTCCCAGACAGTGGGAGCCTGGTCTGCCGCCTCTGCTGGGCGACCTGATCCTGAAACTGCTGTCCAAAAGCCCTGAAGAACGCTACCAGAGCGCTTATGGCGTGCTGATGGATTTGCAGCGTGTGCTGGAGGATGCTGCAGAGGAGACCCCTGCAGGTGCTTTTGACCGTCTGGAGCACCACCAGTTCCCCCAGAAGCTGTACGGACGCGATGCAGAACTCTTGCAACTCGAACAGGCGTTGCAACGGGTGCAGGCCGGAGCCTGTGAGGGGATTCTGGTGCATGGGTATGCAGGCGTGGGCAAAACCGAACTCCTGCAGCAGTTGCAGCAACCCGTGGCGGCCCAGCAGGGCCATTTCATCCGTGGGACATTCAGTGCCCTGCAACAACATGAGCCCTGTCAGGGTCTGATTCAGGCGGTGCAGCAGGCCATTCGCCAGTTGCTTTCAGAAGGCACGGAGGCCCTGAGGATATGGAAACTCCGCTTGCAGCAGGCCCTGGGCAACCAGGGTGGGGTGATTGCAGCGGTGGTGCCCGAATTGCTCTGGCTGCTGGGTCCTCAACCTGAAGTGCCCCCGTTGCCCTTTCAGGAGCATGAGAACCGCTTTGTGGGGGTGTTCGTCCGGTTCCTGCAAACCCTGGCCAGAGAAGACCACCCCCTGGTGTTGTTTCTGGACGATTTGCAGTGGGCCGATGGGGTGTCTTTGCGGGTGCTGTCTGGGCTTCTTGTGAGCGCGGACTCCCACAACCTGCTTTTGCTGGGCGCTTACCGCAACAGGGATCTGACAGAAGACCATCCTCTGCTGACCACTTCGCAGGCAGCCGTGCAGGCCGGAGGCAAGCTCACAGACCTTCCCCTGGAGCCGCTGGAGCCGTCCCACATCCGGGATTTCCTGTCGGACACCCTGCACATGGCCGCAGAACAGCTGTCTCCGCTGGCCGAACTGGTGCACCAGAAAGCTGGAGGCAACCCCCATTTCACCCTGGAATTTGTGGAAAACCTGATCGAGCAGCAGTTGCTGTCTTTCAACCACCAGACCGGAAGCTGGCAGTGGAATGTGCAGGCCCTGCAGCAGGTGCATGCCACCGACAACACGCTGGAGGTGCTGGCCCAGAAGGTCTGCCAGTTGCCCGAAAACACCCTGCAGGTGCTGGGCTGGGCGGCCTGCCTGGGCAGTGCTGTGAAGGTGGAACTGCTCTCCAGGCTGCTTGAAGAACCTCAGGTTCGCACCGTTTCTGCCCTGCTTCCTGCAGTGGATGCAGGTTTTCTGACCCTCGGCACCGAACAGGTGCAGTTCCAGCATGAACGCATCCAGCAGGGGGTGTACCAGCAACTTCCTGAAGCAGAGCGCACAGGGCGGCACCTCAGGCTGGGGCGGGGGTTGCTCAAACTCCTGCCAGATGACCCTGAATTGTTGTTCCAGACGGTGCGTCACCTGTCACTGGGATTGGGTGAGATGTCTGACCCTGCAGAGCGTGAACGGGTGGCAGAAATGTGTTTGCAGGCGGCGCGCAAAGCCCGCAGTGCCACCGCTTACAGCAGTGCTGTGGCTTTTCTGGATGCAGGTCTCTCTGCCCTCCCCGAGCGGGGCTGGCTGGACCAGTATTCCCTGTGGTACCTGCTGCACCTCGAAGCCCTGCAGGCCCGGTTCCTGACCCGCGACCCTGAGGGTGCAGAACAGCACTTTCAGCAACTGGTGCAGCATGCAGCAAACCCCACCGATCTGGCCCGCGCATACACCCACAAGCTGGATTTGCTGGCCCACCACAACCGTTACCCCGAGTGCTTGCAACTCGGGCGGGAAGCCTTGCAGCTTTTTGGCATTCAGGTTCCCGAAACCGGCATCATGGAAGCCATCCAGCAGGAACTGCAGCAGGTGCTGGGCCGCGTGCTGGCCCTGGGCGTCCCAGAACTTTTGCACTTGCCTGAAATGGAGGCGCAGCCTGAACGTGAGGTCCTGATGCGGCTGCTCAGTTCGCTGGTCACGGTGGGGTACTTCAGCCATCCGCCGCTGATGATGTACCTGCTGGTGCAGCAGTTGCGCTTCTGCCTGGACCATGGCAACAGCCAGCAGGCGGTGGTGGCCTATTACGGCATGGCCCTGATGCTGATGGGCTCGGGCAAGATTGATCTGGCCTGGGCTTTCATGCAGGTGGCCCTGCAACTGGCTGAGCGCTACCAGCACCCTTTCTACCTGAGTCGCGCCAGACAGGTGTTTGGCACCACCGTCAACCACTGGAAGAACCCACCGCTGAGCAGCCTGCCCCACCTGGAAGAAGCAAAAAGGCTGGCCCAGGAAAGCGGAGACCCCACCTATGTGGTGTTCTCGGTGCTGCCCATGTTTTATGCCCATTTCAATGCCGGCCACCACCTGGAGCACCTGGAACGCTGCATCGAGGAAAACCTGGAGGTGGTGCGCCAGAAGCCCCACGCTTTGTTGATGACCCGCATGCAACTGATGCTGGTGGAACTGCTGCGTGGGGACCACACCAGCCAGCTTGAATCCTGCAGCCGCATTTACCAGCAGGCCCTGGAAGAGGACATCCTGGCGCTGAAAAACCTGCCCGTGGAGCACCGTTACCACAGCATGCAGTCTTTGCTGCTGTACCTCAGTGGGGATGTTGAGGCTGCACTGCTGCACACCCAGAGATGCCAGCAGTACCGCCAGAAAAACACCTCCATGTCCTTGCAGATGAATGTGGAAGACACCTTCTGTCAGGCCCTGATCCTGCTGGCCCTGCACCCACAGCGCACTGCGGAGCAGCAAGAACAGGATCTGCAGCAGGTGAAAGCCAACCTGCTGGCCCTGGAACAGTGGGCGAAACATGCCCCCATGAATTATTTGCACCAGCAGCAACTGGTGCAGGCCGAACTGGCCTGGGTGCAGGGAGATCCACACCTCGCCCGTGATGCTTTTGAAGCGGCCCTGCAAAGCCTCAGTGGGTCCATCAACCACAAGGACACGGCCCTGACCCTGGAGCGGTTTTCCCTGTTCCAGCGGGAAAGGGGCAACTCCACCCTGGCAGATCTGTACCTGAAAGAAGCCCACACGGCCTACCGCAAATGGGGGGCACGGGTCAAGGTGCTGCAACTGGAACGCCAGCATCCGCACCTCTTTGTGCAGGATGCTCCGGGCAGCCACTCCAGTGGGATGGCCAGCATCACCACCTTCTCTGAACAGCAGGCTTCGCGGCTGGATGTGCTGGCCTTCACCCAGGCTTCGCTGGTGATTTCGGGCGAGATCGTGCTGGAAAACCTGCTCAACCGCATGATGGTCACAGTGATGCAGTGCGCAGGGGCACAGCAGGTCACCTTGCTGCTCAAGGACGGGGAAAACTGGTTCACAGAGGCCACGCACAGTGCCCAGCAAAGCACCCCCAGGGTGATGCTGCACCAGCCCCTGAGAGACCTTCCCCTCTCGGTGGTGCAGTACGTGATCCAGACCCGGGAAAGCGTGGTGGAAGGCAACGCCCGCCACAGCCAGCGTTTCCCTGCAGAAACCCACTTCCGGGACAACGACACCCGTTCGGTGCTGTGCCTGCCCATCCTGCACCAGGGGGAGGTCAAGGGGGTGCTGTACCTGGAGAACAACCTCGCCAGCCATGTGTTCACCGAGCGTCAGGTGCAGGTGCTGCAACTGCTGTCTTCACAGATGGCCATTTCCATTGAACATGCCCGCATTTACAGCCACCTGGAAGAACTGGTGCAGGAACGCACTGCTGCACTGGAATCTGCTTATGTTGACCTGCAGAAATCCCAGGAGGAGGTGCGGCACCTCGCCTACCACGATTCCCTGACCGGACTCCCCAACCGCAAACTGCTGACCGACCGCATGGAGCAGGCCCTGGCCCGTTGCCGCAGGCATGGCGGATCGCTGGCCATGGTGTACCTGGACCTGGACGGCTTCAAGGAAGTCAATGACACCCTGGGCCACGATGCCGGGGACCAGTTGCTCTGTGAGGTGGCAGACCGCCTCAGGCAGGTGGTGCGCACCACCGACACGGTTTCCCGCATGGGTGGAGATGAATTTGTGGTGCTGCTGGAGTCCCTGGAGTCCCTGCAGGAACTTGAAGCCGTGGCCAGACGCATCTTCGGCAGTTTCCGTGACCCCATTGTGCTCAAGGGCCAGGCGCTGGAATTGCGTTCCAGTGTGGGCCTCAGCATGTTGCACTCTCTGGAGGACAGCCCGGAAGACTTGCTGCAAAGGGCCGACCACAACATGTACCTCGCCAAACGCAGCGGCAAGAACCGCTGGTGTCTGGATGGGGTGGTGCACGAGCTGCTGCCCTGA
- a CDS encoding transposase: protein MLHIYQITQDQWDQMLLEVPRLNARDRRIFEAVLHVFVTAIPWNELPEEVLGVTYRTCWNRHQRWLKEQLWFDVLFSFLGTLSPAEKFLWENRLQQGMQLRNQKYGKRKRPVLTDLV from the coding sequence ATGCTGCACATTTACCAAATCACACAAGACCAATGGGACCAGATGCTGCTGGAGGTTCCCCGCCTGAATGCACGGGACCGGCGCATCTTCGAGGCCGTGCTGCATGTGTTTGTCACCGCCATCCCCTGGAATGAGCTGCCTGAAGAGGTGCTGGGTGTCACCTACCGCACCTGCTGGAACCGCCACCAGCGCTGGCTGAAAGAGCAGTTGTGGTTTGATGTGCTGTTCAGTTTCCTTGGCACCCTCTCCCCTGCCGAAAAATTCCTCTGGGAAAACCGCCTGCAGCAGGGCATGCAATTGCGCAACCAGAAGTATGGCAAACGCAAAAGACCCGTGCTGACCGATCTGGTTTAA
- a CDS encoding sensor histidine kinase, which yields MTFPALFSADPLALQLLNALREPACLISPDGQHFHHNRAFLQAFGQGSTLQAVLPPEDFAEMLNALHPAGEKQPVVLSCRVRGSSGEQAQELDISALLQANRVTAWLARLPASSAALLAMQDIKKERDFLHKLTDEVPATLQIRDMASNAVLFTNRYSTEVLGYTWDEVKDLTPEQAIGFFHPDDLLSLFQLAEKLQHLQEGGSLEGEYRMRHKDGEWRWIYARLSIFARDAAGNPLQSLSVGLDNTQRKKAELELQASEKRLQNLMEGHTRFVSDASHEIKTPIAGIQGNLEVLLRYPHIPEEEKREIIQDCHREAMRLGRLVQDLLSMARTGRGLLMLDTEVRLDHLVLDTLRDFESIRGNHHLQLGEIAECTVEGDPDRLKQLLVILTGNALKYTPGGGTITLALQCNEDQAVLSIQDSGIGIAAEDLPRVFERYFRASHEALGQDPGGTGLGLPIARWIVEQHGGTIELHSQQGVGTEVVVQLPTRA from the coding sequence ATGACTTTCCCCGCGCTTTTCAGTGCCGATCCTCTGGCCCTGCAATTGCTGAATGCCCTTCGCGAACCTGCCTGCCTGATTTCTCCAGACGGTCAGCACTTTCATCACAACCGGGCTTTTCTGCAGGCTTTCGGGCAGGGCAGCACCCTGCAAGCCGTGCTGCCCCCAGAAGACTTTGCTGAAATGCTGAACGCCCTGCACCCTGCTGGGGAAAAACAGCCTGTGGTGCTGTCATGCAGGGTGAGGGGAAGTTCTGGGGAACAGGCACAGGAGCTGGACATCTCTGCCCTCTTGCAGGCAAACCGGGTGACGGCATGGCTGGCCCGCCTGCCCGCCTCTTCTGCTGCCCTGCTGGCCATGCAAGACATCAAAAAAGAGCGGGATTTCCTGCACAAACTCACCGACGAGGTGCCCGCCACCCTGCAAATCCGCGACATGGCCAGCAATGCTGTGCTGTTCACCAACCGCTACTCCACCGAGGTGCTGGGCTACACCTGGGACGAGGTGAAAGACCTCACCCCCGAGCAGGCCATTGGGTTCTTTCACCCCGATGATTTGCTGTCGCTGTTTCAGCTGGCAGAAAAACTGCAGCACCTGCAGGAAGGGGGAAGCCTGGAGGGCGAATACCGCATGCGGCACAAGGATGGAGAATGGCGCTGGATCTATGCCCGACTGAGCATCTTTGCCCGTGACGCAGCAGGAAACCCGCTGCAGTCCCTCAGTGTGGGGCTGGACAACACCCAGCGCAAGAAAGCCGAACTGGAATTGCAGGCCAGCGAAAAACGTCTGCAGAACCTGATGGAGGGCCACACCCGTTTTGTGTCGGATGCGTCACACGAGATCAAAACGCCCATTGCGGGCATCCAGGGCAACCTGGAGGTGCTGTTGCGTTACCCCCACATCCCTGAGGAAGAAAAACGGGAGATCATCCAGGACTGCCACCGGGAGGCCATGCGCCTGGGCCGTCTGGTGCAGGATTTGCTGTCCATGGCCCGCACCGGACGGGGCCTGCTGATGCTGGACACCGAGGTGCGGCTGGACCATCTGGTGCTGGACACCCTCAGGGACTTTGAATCCATCCGGGGCAACCACCACCTGCAACTGGGGGAAATTGCGGAATGCACCGTGGAGGGAGACCCGGACCGCCTGAAGCAACTGCTGGTGATCCTGACCGGCAACGCCCTCAAATACACCCCAGGTGGAGGCACAATCACCCTGGCTTTGCAATGCAATGAAGATCAGGCGGTTCTGTCCATCCAGGACTCGGGCATTGGCATTGCTGCCGAGGACCTTCCACGGGTCTTTGAGCGCTACTTCCGGGCCAGCCATGAAGCGCTGGGACAGGATCCCGGTGGAACCGGACTGGGCCTCCCCATTGCCAGATGGATTGTGGAGCAGCATGGCGGAACCATCGAATTGCACAGCCAGCAGGGTGTGGGCACCGAAGTGGTGGTGCAACTGCCCACGCGGGCCTGA
- a CDS encoding cellulase family glycosylhydrolase gives MKRPWLLSLLPALLASCSTLNAAPQQLSAQKLSAAKIYHPICSMRPPKGHVVSGSQILTMCGDPFIVKGASVAYHTFMDMEDGGYGQTDFDHLPEQLDVLKASGVNLVRVFVTPEMVNHTPSQWPMLDQVVTEANSRNLVVLISNSYSEYSTQTLNFLQLLANRYKSNPLVWLTPMNEPNCALRQDDPNIYCSDWNRWKFEHNQYIQAIRMAGFNNPILVNGVDYSWDLSKAVTTHKLVDPNNNLIYGAHRYGNENPLWNGIQASDALQKWGSLANTVPVVVDEVGADNGPGENGVVFVNSLQWMQGFLDFVSKWVQGGGGDGAIAFTSYTSDGNSLFEDAGYVNDSDFPSPVLPLQWSAWGNIYLERFLQATPK, from the coding sequence ATGAAAAGACCCTGGTTGTTGTCCCTGTTGCCTGCTTTGCTGGCCTCCTGCAGTACCCTGAATGCCGCCCCACAGCAGCTTTCAGCTCAAAAGCTTTCTGCAGCAAAGATCTACCATCCCATCTGCAGCATGCGGCCCCCAAAAGGCCACGTGGTGTCTGGCAGCCAGATCCTCACCATGTGCGGAGACCCTTTCATTGTCAAAGGGGCCAGCGTGGCCTACCACACCTTCATGGACATGGAAGATGGAGGATACGGACAGACAGATTTTGACCACCTGCCTGAGCAACTCGATGTGTTGAAAGCATCAGGGGTGAATCTGGTGCGGGTGTTTGTGACCCCGGAAATGGTCAACCACACTCCCTCCCAGTGGCCCATGCTGGACCAGGTGGTCACCGAGGCCAACAGCCGCAATCTGGTGGTGCTGATCAGCAATTCTTACAGTGAATACAGCACCCAGACCCTGAATTTCCTGCAACTGCTGGCCAACCGCTACAAATCCAACCCCCTGGTGTGGCTGACCCCCATGAACGAACCCAACTGTGCCCTGCGGCAAGACGACCCCAACATCTACTGCTCAGACTGGAACCGCTGGAAATTCGAGCACAACCAGTACATCCAGGCCATTCGCATGGCTGGATTCAACAACCCGATTCTGGTCAATGGGGTGGATTACTCCTGGGACCTCAGCAAAGCGGTGACCACCCACAAACTGGTGGATCCCAACAACAACCTGATTTATGGGGCACACCGTTATGGCAATGAAAACCCTTTGTGGAATGGCATTCAGGCCAGTGATGCCCTGCAGAAGTGGGGCAGTCTGGCCAACACTGTTCCAGTGGTGGTGGATGAGGTGGGTGCAGACAACGGCCCCGGAGAAAACGGCGTGGTTTTTGTCAACAGCCTGCAGTGGATGCAGGGTTTTCTGGATTTTGTGAGCAAATGGGTGCAGGGCGGTGGGGGAGATGGAGCCATTGCTTTCACCAGTTACACCTCCGATGGCAATTCGCTGTTTGAAGATGCCGGGTATGTGAACGATTCGGATTTTCCTTCTCCGGTTCTGCCGTTGCAATGGTCTGCCTGGGGGAACATTTACCTGGAAAGGTTCTTGCAGGCCACACCCAAATGA
- a CDS encoding LacI family DNA-binding transcriptional regulator: MKTIVRLADVARHAGVSIPTVSRILNGVQTVAPELKERVMKSVEELGYQPNRMAKSLREQRTGILAHLTAGLNANFHSTLARGVQDAAFDLGYTMILGSSHHLDVAQGQLTYAKLFDSYRVDGMVVVPPGTSDPYLETLASRIPIIEVDRTVGDYSRHAVLLNNAEVMADAVRHLISLGHKHIALLYGIELVSTEVERYQGFLHTMKDCGVPVDPRLLISDDFTEEGGHRAFQRLVNSNLPVTAVVVTTNEMLAGVVGCARQMGVKIPDDISLIGMDDERWVRMMTPSLTVMAQAPYEMGYEACRLLIQCVEGQNGDTPWQLRIPGKLVVRESTAPPRSSG; encoded by the coding sequence ATGAAAACCATTGTTCGCCTTGCTGATGTGGCTCGCCACGCCGGGGTGTCCATTCCCACGGTCAGCCGCATTCTGAATGGGGTGCAGACCGTTGCCCCCGAACTGAAAGAGCGGGTCATGAAATCCGTGGAAGAACTGGGCTACCAGCCCAACCGCATGGCCAAAAGCCTGCGGGAACAGCGCACCGGAATTCTGGCCCATCTGACTGCCGGACTGAACGCCAACTTTCACTCCACCCTGGCAAGAGGCGTGCAGGACGCTGCTTTTGATCTGGGTTACACCATGATTCTGGGTTCCAGCCACCATCTGGATGTGGCACAGGGGCAACTGACCTACGCCAAACTTTTCGACAGTTACCGGGTGGATGGCATGGTGGTGGTGCCGCCCGGCACGTCGGATCCTTACCTGGAAACCCTGGCCTCGCGCATTCCCATCATCGAGGTGGACCGCACGGTGGGGGATTACAGCCGCCATGCTGTGCTGCTCAACAATGCCGAGGTGATGGCAGATGCCGTCAGGCATTTGATTTCGCTGGGCCACAAACACATCGCCCTGCTGTACGGGATTGAACTGGTCAGCACCGAGGTGGAGCGTTACCAGGGTTTCCTGCACACCATGAAAGACTGTGGCGTGCCCGTGGACCCCAGGCTCCTGATCAGCGATGACTTCACCGAAGAAGGCGGGCACCGGGCTTTCCAGCGTCTGGTGAACAGCAATTTGCCGGTCACAGCCGTGGTGGTCACCACCAACGAAATGCTGGCTGGTGTGGTGGGCTGTGCCCGCCAGATGGGTGTGAAAATTCCCGATGACATCTCGCTGATTGGCATGGACGATGAGCGCTGGGTGCGCATGATGACCCCATCCTTGACCGTGATGGCCCAGGCCCCTTACGAGATGGGCTACGAAGCCTGCCGCCTGCTGATTCAGTGTGTGGAAGGACAAAATGGCGACACGCCCTGGCAGCTCCGCATTCCTGGAAAGCTGGTGGTGCGGGAATCCACCGCCCCTCCCAGGTCTTCGGGATGA
- a CDS encoding ABC transporter substrate-binding protein — protein sequence MKNLPFALFATLALSTAAHAKQITVWVIDGDSERPYFLQLQDAFNKANEKKGLTAKIVPVPSINDAIQSGFLSGKLPDVFMLDGPNMANYVWSGQLAPLDSYFSKSTLSDILPAIKDQGTYSPDGHLYAMSPYDSSVLLWGNKKYLQEAGIRIPKTLKDAWTLKEFEDALQKLSRVKGVTWPLDLKLNYTGEWLSYGFSPFLQACGADLINRKTWKSTGTINSEAAIDILEHLQSWAKNKWIVPASGGDNRFYGDKTAALVWVGNWMWRAHKEGLKDDLVLIPAPKFCGNKQVSPNGGWSYAIPRASSNKDDAGKFIDFAMSSKQVALYSDTTGYVPARKSAIRLSKLYGKGAEGALMAEQSAKIALVRPVHPAYPVISKSFGDAVLNILAGANIKSELDKAAKEIDQDIQSNKGYPPFNK from the coding sequence ATGAAAAACCTGCCCTTTGCCCTGTTCGCCACCCTTGCCCTCAGCACTGCTGCCCACGCCAAACAGATCACCGTGTGGGTGATTGACGGCGACTCCGAGCGCCCCTACTTCCTGCAACTGCAAGACGCCTTCAACAAGGCCAACGAGAAAAAAGGCCTGACAGCCAAAATCGTACCGGTGCCCAGCATCAACGACGCCATCCAGTCCGGCTTTCTGAGTGGCAAACTCCCCGATGTGTTCATGCTGGACGGCCCCAACATGGCCAACTACGTGTGGTCCGGGCAACTGGCTCCCCTGGACAGCTATTTCAGCAAGAGCACCCTCTCGGACATCCTGCCCGCCATCAAAGACCAGGGCACCTACAGCCCGGACGGCCACCTTTACGCCATGAGCCCCTACGATTCTTCCGTGCTGTTGTGGGGCAACAAGAAATACCTGCAGGAAGCTGGAATCCGCATCCCCAAAACCCTCAAAGACGCCTGGACCCTCAAAGAATTTGAAGACGCTTTGCAAAAACTCTCCAGAGTCAAAGGGGTGACCTGGCCTCTGGACCTCAAACTCAACTACACCGGAGAATGGCTCAGCTACGGATTCTCCCCCTTCCTGCAGGCCTGCGGAGCCGACCTGATCAACCGCAAAACCTGGAAGTCCACCGGAACCATCAACAGCGAAGCGGCCATCGACATCCTCGAGCACCTGCAAAGCTGGGCCAAAAACAAATGGATTGTGCCTGCCAGTGGCGGAGACAACCGCTTCTACGGAGACAAAACCGCTGCACTGGTGTGGGTGGGCAACTGGATGTGGCGTGCCCACAAAGAAGGCCTCAAAGACGATCTGGTCTTGATTCCTGCCCCCAAATTCTGCGGAAACAAGCAGGTTTCACCCAACGGTGGCTGGAGTTACGCCATCCCCAGGGCCAGCAGCAACAAAGACGACGCTGGAAAATTCATTGACTTTGCCATGTCCAGCAAACAGGTTGCCCTCTACTCCGACACCACCGGATACGTTCCTGCCCGCAAGTCCGCCATTCGACTGAGCAAGCTGTATGGCAAAGGTGCAGAAGGTGCCCTGATGGCCGAACAATCCGCCAAAATTGCCCTGGTGCGCCCCGTGCACCCGGCCTACCCGGTGATTTCCAAGTCCTTCGGGGATGCGGTGCTGAACATTCTCGCCGGGGCCAACATCAAATCTGAACTGGATAAGGCCGCAAAAGAGATCGATCAGGACATCCAGTCCAACAAAGGCTACCCCCCCTTCAACAAGTAA